The following are from one region of the Vitis riparia cultivar Riparia Gloire de Montpellier isolate 1030 chromosome 9, EGFV_Vit.rip_1.0, whole genome shotgun sequence genome:
- the LOC117921764 gene encoding pyrophosphate-energized vacuolar membrane proton pump-like, translating into MTMKSVGSAVLKMVEEVRRQFNTIPGLIEGLAKPDYATCVKISTDASIKEMIPPGALVMLTPLIVGTFFGVETLSGVQIAISASITGGAWDNAKKYIEAGASEHARTLGPKGSDPHKAAVIGDTIGDPLKDTSGPSLNILIKLMTVESLVFAPFFATHGGLLFKIF; encoded by the exons ATGACCATGAAGAGTGTGGGAAGTGCAGTTCTTAAGATGGTTGAGGAGGTTCGCAGACAGTTCAACACCATTCCAGGTCTGATAGAGGGCCTCGCCAAGCCTGATTATGCCACTTGTGTCAAGATCTCTACTGATGCATCCATTAAGGAGATGATTCCACCTGGTGCCCTTGTCATGCTCACACCCCTTATCGTTGGGACCTTCTTTGGCGTGGAGACTCTATCTGGAGTCCAG ATAGCAATCTCTGCTTCTATCACTGGCGGTGCATGGGATAATGCCAAGAAGTACATTGAG GCTGGTGCTTCCGAGCATGCAAGGACCCTTGGCCCAAAGGGGTCTGATCCACACAAGGCAGCTGTGATTGGTGACACCATTGGAGACCCACTGAAGGACACCTCAGGCCCATCGCTCAACATCCTTATCAAGCTCATGACAGTGGAGTCTCTCGTCTTTGCTCCCTTTTTTGCCACTCATGGTGGGTTGCTTTTCAAGATCTTCTGA